A stretch of the Sphingobacterium thalpophilum genome encodes the following:
- a CDS encoding efflux RND transporter periplasmic adaptor subunit: MKIIGKILVAAILITSLYSCGGKAKKEEGAEAPTEKKAAEASGEEGHGDEESSTIASLTQEQIKAVGITLGNIENKNLTATVKANGALRVPNNKKANATSLYGGVVKSLNVQLGDYVRKGQVIATIENPQFVQLQEEYITIDSRITLAQQEQNRQQELNQGSAGALKNLQTATADLNALMARKASLKKQIQLMGINPSGISRDNLKSALVVTSPVSGTISNEFAKIGSYVDVSSPVVEIVDNSLLHLDLQVFERDLPYMKVGQVVNFTITNNPQVTYSAKVFNIGSSFENESKTIAVHCTVIGNKAGLIDGMNITGMVSVDNVMASTVPNDAIVEADGKFYIFVHTDKEPEAGHEEGGHEHAEGESHDQKAEEDHDHKPGEKHDHAAENKQKELKMNFEKIEVAKGVSELGYTVITTVNAIPKDVKVVTKGAFFINAKLSNTGGHEH; this comes from the coding sequence ATGAAAATCATAGGAAAAATATTAGTTGCAGCTATTCTTATAACGTCTTTATATAGCTGCGGTGGAAAAGCTAAAAAGGAAGAAGGCGCTGAAGCTCCAACAGAAAAAAAGGCCGCTGAAGCCAGCGGTGAAGAAGGACATGGAGATGAAGAATCGTCCACTATTGCCTCTCTTACGCAGGAACAGATTAAGGCAGTTGGCATTACACTTGGCAACATCGAAAATAAGAATCTAACGGCTACAGTTAAAGCTAATGGCGCACTGAGGGTACCTAACAACAAGAAGGCAAATGCGACTTCCCTTTATGGTGGTGTTGTTAAAAGTTTAAACGTACAGTTAGGCGATTATGTCCGTAAGGGTCAGGTAATTGCTACTATAGAAAATCCACAATTTGTTCAGCTGCAGGAAGAATACATTACCATTGATAGCAGGATTACTTTGGCACAACAGGAACAAAATCGTCAGCAGGAGCTCAATCAGGGTAGCGCCGGAGCTTTGAAGAATCTCCAAACAGCTACTGCTGATCTGAATGCATTGATGGCCCGTAAAGCTTCGTTGAAAAAGCAGATACAGTTAATGGGAATAAATCCCTCTGGTATTAGCAGAGATAATCTAAAATCTGCATTAGTAGTTACTAGTCCTGTTAGTGGAACTATAAGTAATGAGTTCGCAAAAATTGGAAGTTATGTGGATGTGTCATCTCCTGTAGTGGAAATTGTGGATAACAGCTTGTTGCATCTTGACCTTCAGGTTTTCGAACGGGATCTGCCTTATATGAAGGTTGGACAAGTGGTGAATTTTACTATCACCAATAACCCACAGGTAACTTACAGTGCAAAAGTGTTCAATATAGGTTCTTCTTTTGAAAATGAAAGCAAAACAATTGCTGTACACTGTACAGTGATTGGCAATAAAGCCGGATTGATCGACGGAATGAATATTACAGGAATGGTGAGTGTTGACAATGTTATGGCATCCACCGTACCGAATGACGCTATTGTAGAAGCAGATGGCAAGTTTTATATTTTTGTTCACACAGACAAAGAGCCGGAAGCCGGTCATGAGGAAGGTGGTCATGAGCATGCTGAAGGTGAAAGTCACGACCAGAAAGCAGAGGAAGACCACGATCATAAACCAGGTGAAAAACATGATCACGCGGCTGAAAACAAGCAGAAGGAACTGAAAATGAATTTCGAAAAGATTGAAGTGGCAAAGGGAGTTTCTGAATTGGGATATACCGTGATTACTACTGTGAACGCAATTCCAAAAGACGTTAAAGTTGTTACAAAGGGGGCATTCTTTATCAATGCCAAATTGAGTAACACAGGTGGTCATGAACATTAA